From a region of the Bradyrhizobium diazoefficiens genome:
- a CDS encoding efflux RND transporter permease subunit: protein MAFTDIFIKRPVLSVVVSLLILLIGLRAATVLPIRQYPKLSNTVINITTVYPGASADLVQGFITTPIEQAVGSAEGVDYIASSSVLGTSTIQVYIKLNVDPNQALMEVLAKVNSIKYLIPKESNDPVVTKTTGQTTAVMYIGFSSEELSGSAISDYLTRVVQPVLSTVDGVASADILGGQTFAMRLWLDPLKMAGHNVSPTDVAAAITANNFQSAAGQTKGYLIVSNITTNTGLTDVNQFKKLIVKAKDGGFVRMEDIATVELAAQSTDASVAFNGEHAIFIGVQATPQGNPLTLVKSVRALFPELERNLPPSMKMKVAYDSTKFIQSSINEVKKTLGEAVIIVIVVIFLFLASFRSVIIPVVTIPLSMIGVCTLMLMLGFSFNLLTLLAMVLAIGLVVDDAIVVVENIHRHLEEGKTSVQSALEGAREIVGPVVSMTITLAAVYAPIGFLGGLTGSLFREFAFTLAGSVIVSGVIALTLSPMMCSVLLKNTEEGRFAKLVNRVFGAVTRWYGRKLDRSLDYKAVTGLFAMTVLGLVGFLYLHTSSELAPEEDQGIVFAVTKAPKYANNDYLDFYGDKLDKKFQGFPETDLRFVLNGISGPQNGIAGMLLKPWDERKRSSIQLKPLVQAELSRIEGVQAFAFNLPPLPGGPGGLPVQMVINSTAGFQTVYEQMERLKDAARKSGMFIVSDSDLAFNQPTVKVNVDRAKAQDLGINMQNVGSALALLGGGNYINRFNLEGRSYQVITQVPRAQRLSPESLGNYYVATSTGQQVPLSTVVSIETTTAPNSLTHYNQLNSATFSAVPMPGVTVGQAVDFLEGEAKKLPQGFSHDYLADSRQYAQEGNQLAITFAFALIIIFLVLAAQFESLRDPLVIMISVPMAIVGALIPLFFGGATMNIYTQVGLLTLVGLITKHGILMVEFANELQLNERLDRRSAIEMSARIRLRPILMTTAAMVTGLIPLLTATGAGAASRFSIGLVVVAGMSVGTLFTLFVLPAVYVVLATDHRAKTGPVRNKQIEELGLGSKALRPT, encoded by the coding sequence ATGGCCTTTACCGACATTTTCATCAAGCGCCCGGTCCTGTCGGTCGTCGTCAGTCTGCTGATCCTGCTGATCGGTTTACGTGCGGCGACGGTGCTGCCAATCCGGCAATATCCCAAGCTGTCGAACACGGTCATCAACATCACGACCGTCTACCCCGGAGCGTCCGCGGACTTGGTCCAGGGCTTCATCACCACGCCGATCGAGCAGGCGGTCGGCTCCGCCGAGGGCGTCGACTACATCGCCTCGTCCTCGGTGCTCGGCACCTCGACGATCCAGGTCTACATCAAGCTGAACGTCGACCCGAACCAGGCGCTCATGGAGGTGCTCGCCAAGGTGAATTCGATCAAATATCTGATCCCAAAGGAATCGAACGATCCGGTCGTCACCAAGACCACCGGCCAGACGACAGCGGTGATGTATATCGGCTTCTCCTCGGAGGAGCTGTCCGGCTCGGCGATCTCCGACTACCTGACGCGCGTCGTGCAGCCGGTGCTGTCGACGGTCGATGGCGTGGCCTCCGCCGATATACTGGGTGGCCAGACGTTTGCGATGCGGTTGTGGCTTGACCCGTTGAAGATGGCCGGCCACAACGTGTCGCCGACTGATGTCGCGGCCGCGATCACCGCCAACAACTTCCAGTCCGCCGCCGGCCAGACCAAGGGCTATCTGATCGTCTCGAACATCACGACGAACACGGGCCTGACCGACGTCAACCAGTTCAAGAAATTGATCGTCAAGGCCAAGGACGGCGGGTTCGTCCGGATGGAGGACATCGCCACGGTCGAGCTCGCCGCCCAGAGCACGGACGCGAGTGTGGCCTTCAACGGCGAGCATGCGATCTTCATCGGTGTGCAGGCAACGCCGCAAGGCAATCCGTTGACGCTGGTCAAGAGCGTGCGGGCGCTGTTCCCCGAGCTCGAGCGCAATCTGCCGCCGTCGATGAAGATGAAGGTCGCCTACGACTCGACCAAGTTCATCCAATCTTCAATCAACGAGGTGAAGAAGACGCTGGGCGAAGCCGTGATTATCGTCATCGTGGTGATCTTCCTGTTCCTGGCCTCGTTCCGGTCGGTCATCATTCCCGTCGTCACGATTCCCTTGTCGATGATCGGCGTCTGCACGCTGATGCTGATGCTGGGCTTCAGCTTCAACCTGCTGACGCTGCTCGCGATGGTGCTCGCGATTGGCCTCGTCGTCGACGACGCCATTGTGGTAGTGGAAAACATCCACCGCCATCTGGAGGAGGGGAAGACTTCGGTACAGTCTGCGCTGGAAGGTGCGCGGGAAATCGTCGGCCCGGTCGTCTCGATGACGATCACGCTGGCCGCCGTGTACGCCCCGATCGGCTTCCTTGGTGGACTGACTGGCTCGCTGTTCCGCGAATTCGCCTTTACGTTGGCGGGCTCGGTGATCGTGTCCGGCGTGATCGCGCTGACGCTGTCGCCGATGATGTGCTCGGTGCTGCTGAAGAACACGGAAGAGGGCCGGTTTGCAAAACTGGTGAACAGGGTGTTCGGTGCCGTGACGCGCTGGTACGGCCGCAAGCTCGACCGCTCGCTGGACTACAAGGCGGTAACGGGCCTATTCGCGATGACTGTCCTCGGCCTCGTTGGGTTCCTCTACTTGCACACCTCGAGTGAGCTCGCGCCCGAGGAAGATCAAGGAATCGTGTTCGCGGTGACTAAGGCACCGAAATACGCCAACAACGACTATCTCGATTTCTACGGCGACAAGCTTGACAAGAAGTTTCAAGGCTTCCCTGAGACCGATCTGCGCTTCGTGCTGAACGGCATCAGCGGCCCTCAGAACGGTATCGCCGGCATGCTGCTGAAGCCGTGGGATGAACGGAAGCGCTCCTCGATTCAGTTGAAGCCGCTGGTCCAGGCCGAGCTCAGCAGGATCGAAGGCGTCCAGGCCTTCGCCTTCAACCTGCCGCCACTGCCGGGCGGCCCGGGCGGTTTGCCGGTGCAGATGGTGATCAACTCCACCGCTGGATTCCAGACGGTCTATGAGCAGATGGAGAGGCTGAAGGACGCCGCGCGCAAGAGCGGTATGTTCATCGTCTCCGACAGCGATCTCGCGTTCAATCAGCCGACCGTGAAGGTGAACGTCGACCGCGCCAAGGCGCAGGACCTCGGTATCAATATGCAGAACGTCGGCAGCGCGCTCGCGCTCCTGGGCGGCGGCAATTACATCAATCGCTTTAACCTGGAGGGCCGTTCTTATCAGGTAATCACGCAGGTGCCGCGCGCTCAGCGGCTCTCGCCGGAATCGCTTGGCAACTACTACGTAGCGACCAGCACCGGCCAGCAAGTGCCACTATCGACGGTGGTGTCAATCGAAACGACGACCGCGCCGAATTCGCTGACCCACTACAACCAGCTCAACTCGGCGACCTTCTCGGCGGTGCCGATGCCCGGCGTGACCGTCGGCCAGGCCGTCGACTTCCTTGAAGGCGAGGCCAAGAAGCTGCCGCAGGGCTTCAGCCACGACTATCTGGCGGACAGCCGGCAGTATGCGCAGGAGGGCAATCAGCTCGCGATCACCTTCGCCTTCGCGCTGATCATCATTTTCTTGGTGCTGGCGGCGCAGTTCGAGAGCTTGCGCGACCCGTTGGTCATCATGATCTCGGTGCCGATGGCGATCGTCGGCGCGCTGATCCCATTGTTCTTCGGGGGGGCGACCATGAACATCTACACCCAGGTCGGTCTGCTGACGCTAGTCGGGCTGATCACCAAGCACGGCATCCTGATGGTGGAGTTCGCCAACGAACTCCAGCTCAACGAACGCCTCGACCGCCGCTCGGCCATCGAGATGTCAGCCCGCATCCGTCTCCGGCCGATCCTGATGACGACTGCCGCAATGGTCACGGGCCTGATTCCGCTGCTGACCGCGACCGGCGCGGGCGCTGCCAGCCGCTTCTCGATCGGCCTTGTGGTCGTGGCCGGCATGTCGGTCGGCACGCTGTTCACGCTGTTCGTGCTGCCGGCGGTCTATGTGGTGCTAGCGACCGACCACCGAGCCAAGACCGGGCCCGTGCGGAATAAGCAAATCGAGGAGCTGGGTCTCGGCTCCAAGGCGCTGCGGCCGACCTGA